In the genome of Rhinolophus ferrumequinum isolate MPI-CBG mRhiFer1 chromosome 24, mRhiFer1_v1.p, whole genome shotgun sequence, one region contains:
- the SEPTIN8 gene encoding septin-8 isoform X6, with protein sequence MNTLFNTTFETEEASHHEECVRLRPQTYDLQESNVQLKLTIVDAVGFGDQINKDESYRPIVDYIDAQFESYLQEELKIRRSLFDYHDTRVHVCLYFITPTGHSLKSLDLVTMKKLDSKVNIIPIIAKADTISKSELHKFKIKIMGELVSNGVQIYQFPTDDEAVAEINAVMNAHLPFAVVGNTEEVKVGNKLVRARQYPWGVVQVENENHCDFVKLREMLIRVNMEDLREQTHSRHYELYRRCKLEEMGFQDSDGDSQPFSLQETYEAKRKEFLSELQRKEEEMRQMFVNKVKETELELKEKERELHEKFEHLKRVHQEEKRKVEEKRRELEEETNAFNRRKAAVEALQSQALHATLQQPLRKDKDKKKS encoded by the exons ATGAACACACTCTTCAACACGACCTTCGAGACCGAGGAAGCCAGTCACCACGAGGAGTGTGTGCGCCTGCGGCCCCAGACCTATGACCTCCAAGAGAGCAATGTGCAGCTCAAGCTGACCATCGTGGACGCTGTGGGCTTCGGGGACCAGATCAATAAGGATGAGAG TTACAGGCCCATAGTCGACTACATTGATGCGCAGTTTGAAAGCTATCTGCAGGAAGAGCTGAAGATTCGCCGCTCGCTCTTCGACTACCATGACACCAGGGTCCACGTGTGCCTCTACTTCATCACGCCCACCGGGCACTCCCTCAAGTCCCTGGACCTGGTGACCATGAAGAAACTGGACAGCAAG GTGAACATTATTCCCATCATTGCCAAGGCTGACACCATCTCCAAGAGTGAGCTCCACAAGTTCAAGATCAAGATCATGGGCGAGCTGGTCAGCAATGGGGTCCAGATCTACCAGTTCCCCACTGATGACGAGGCTGTTGCAGAGATTAACGCAGTCATGAAT GCACACCTGCCCTTCGCCGTGGTGGGCAACACCGAGGAGGTGAAGGTGGGGAACAAGCTGGTGCGAGCGCGGCAGTACCCGTGGGGAGTGGTGCAGG TGGAGAATGAGAATCACTGCGATTTCGTGAAGCTCCGGGAGATGCTGATCCGCGTGAACATGGAGGACCTCCGCGAGCAGACGCACAGTCGGCACTATGAGCTCTACAGGCGCTGCAAGTTGGAGGAGATGGGCTTCCAGGACAGCGACGGGGACAGCCAGCCCTTCAG CCTACAGGAGACCTACGAGGCCAAGAGGAAGGAGTTCCTGAGTGAgctgcagaggaaggaggaagagatgagGCAGATGTTTGTCAACAAAGTGAAGGAGACAGAACTGGagctgaaggagaaggaaagggag CTCCACGAGAAGTTTGAGCACCTCAAGCGGGTCCACCAGGAGGAAAAGCGGAAGGTGGAGGAGAAGCGccgggagctggaggaggagaccAACGCCTTCAACCGCAGGAAGGCCGCGGTGGAGGCCCTGCAGTCTCAGGCCTTGCACGCCACCTTGCAGCAGCCTCTGAGGAAGGACAAGGACAAGAAGAA ATCTTGA